From a region of the Argiope bruennichi chromosome 8, qqArgBrue1.1, whole genome shotgun sequence genome:
- the LOC129981669 gene encoding mitoferrin-1-like: protein MESHDIQDLSTPTDQALAGALTGLVEYSIMYPIDLMKTRMQTLRPNIKYKSVFAGMLKIKVEEGGFRLFRGMSMPLMASVPAHALYYSSYEMTKRFLSGTEFGTQNPIAQSVAGAIAVTLHNVVMNPADVVKQRMQVYGSPYSSSLNCLKTVVRKEGIGALYRSLPTQLAIDAPHGALHFVIYETSQNFLNPSRSFDAKSHILCGALAGGCAAAATTPLDVCRTLLNTQEGAVLGETDRTKIRGLPHALVTVYRMNGIWGFTRGMRARVMHQVPSTAICWCVYEFFKHYFADKVA, encoded by the coding sequence ATGGAATCTCATGATATACAAGATTTGTCAACACCTACTGATCAAGCATTAGCTGGTGCTTTAACTGGACTGGTTGAATATTCTATAATGTATCCAATTGATTTAATGAAAACTCGAATGCAAACATTACGgcctaatataaaatataaaagtgtatttgctggaatgttgaaaataaaagtagAGGAAGGTGGTTTCCGACTCTTTAGAGGCATGTCTATGCCTTTAATGGCATCTGTTCCAGCCCATGCTCTTTACTATTCTTCATATGAAATGACAAAACGTTTCTTAAGTGGAACTGAGTTTGGTACTCAGAATCCTATAGCTCAAAGTGTAGCTGGTGCAATTGCAGTTACACTCCATAATGTAGTAATGAATCCAGCTGATGTTGTGAAACAGCGTATGCAAGTATATGGCAGTCCTTACTCTTCAAGCTTAAACTGTCTGAAAACTGTTGTGCGTAAAGAAGGTATAGGAGCTCTTTATAGAAGTTTGCCTACACAGTTAGCTATTGATGCACCCCATGGAGCTTTGCATTTTGTGATATATGAAACAagccagaattttttaaatccttcaagGTCATTTGATGCTAAAAGTCATATCTTATGTGGTGCCTTAGCAGGTGGATGTGCAGCTGCAGCCACAACACCTCTTGATGTCTGTAGAACTTTGTTGAATACTCAAGAAGGTGCTGTTCTGGGTGAAACAGACAGAACAAAAATCCGAGGCCTTCCTCATGCACTGGTAACTGTTTACAGGATGAATGGGATATGGGGATTCACACGTGGAATGAGAGCACGTGTTATGCATCAGGTACCTTCCACTGCAATTTGTTGGTGTGTCTATGAgttctttaaacattattttgctGACAAGGTTGCTTAA
- the LOC129981668 gene encoding chromatin assembly factor 1 subunit B-like, translating to MKCQVPQISWHSRDPVLSIDFQPGKRNILRLASGGTDSHVLIWYVTYQENKSIKIECASDLYRHNKSVNVVRFSPDGELLASGDDEGAMFIWQLKEREVQDTPKDEENINQEDWFPLKLLRGHLEDIYDVSWSADGNFLVSASMDNTSIIWDMQKFQKVHILSDSKGYVQGVSWDPLNSYVASLSSDRALRIYNINTKKTVYRIQRAPWTVTTEKGTMKARLFFDDTLKSYFRRLSFTPDGEFLIVPSGILERDEEKFQNTTYIFSRHALNKPVIQLPTGDKYTVAVRCNPFLYKLRGSNKESDDKENQPKTKSMIDLPYRMIFAVAACESVLLYDTEQLLPFAYISNIHYTHLTDLTWSPDGKILVASSTDGYCSFLVFGDGELGEVYIPPKEEVIIDQNTGDKVTSVLAEKAMPINILESRPAEKIETLNVPIGSDSNVTHSKTSESSVDNSKSNKKPKVCTIKNFFISPKPKPASNVLHSTEISSSNKDAKQNDKTAIKEVISPQELATESFVSKNEQLMEIDNDNSCSIEVVFDAKGATALKEETDHKIHLFGKNTPKSDEIKPSDVADIQTTVEVDLNNSNAVLSFEDSLVKIENTEKIHEVENDWKLELSQDEEIPMEVSDPMPSTSSSFSKSPTTSVALKTTNKNTKRRISLITLSTKTSLKAPKESNK from the coding sequence ATGAAGTGCCAAGTTCCCCAAATATCGTGGCATAGTCGTGATCCTGTTCTGAGCATTGATTTTCAGCCAGGGAAACGAAATATTCTGAGATTGGCAAGTGGAGGTACGGATTCCCATGTTCTTATATGGTATGTTACATATCAGGAGAACAAATCGATCAAGATTGAATGTGCTTCTGATTTGTATCGACATAATAAATCCGTAAATGTTGTTCGTTTCTCTCCTGATGGCGAGTTACTTGCTTCTGGGGATGATGAAGGAGCTATGTTTATTTGGCAGCTCAAGGAACGTGAGGTCCAAGATACCCCAAAAGACGAAGAAAATATTAACCAAGAAGACTGGTTTCCACTAAAGCTGTTGAGAGGTCATTTGGAAGACATTTATGATGTAAGCTGGTCTGCAGATGGAAATTTTTTGGTTTCAGCATCTATGGATAATACTTCTATTATATGGGACATGCAAAAGTTTCAGAAAGTTCACATTTTGTCTGATTCAAAAGGATATGTTCAAGGTGTTTCTTGGGATCCCTTAAATTCTTATGTAGCTTCACTTAGTTCTGATCGAGCTTtgagaatatataatattaacacaaaaaaaactgtttatagaATTCAAAGAGCTCCTTGGACAGTTACGACAGAAAAAGGTACTATGAAAGCTAGGTTATTTTTTGATGATACATTGAAGTCTTATTTTCGAAGACTATCTTTCACTCCTGATGGTGAGTTTCTCATAGTTCCTTCTGGCATCCTTGAGAGAGATgaagagaaatttcagaatactACTTACATTTTTTCTAGGCATGCCCTTAACAAGCCTGTGATTCAATTACCTACTGGAGATAAGTATACAGTTGCTGTGAGGTGTAATCCTTTTCTATATAAACTACGTGGCTCCAATAAAGAGAGTGATGATAAAGAAAACCAACCTAAGACCAAATCTATGATCGATTTACCTTATAGAATGATATTTGCTGTTGCTGCCTGTGAATCTGTATTATTATATGATACTGAGCAATTATTGCCATTTGCTTATATATCTAATATTCATTATACACATTTAACTGATTTAACTTGGTCACCAGATGGAAAGATTCTAGTTGCTTCCTCAACTGATGGATATTGTTCCTTTTTGGTGTTTGGAGATGGTGAATTAGGAGAGGTATATATTCCACCTAAAGAAGAAGTGATAATAGATCAAAATACTGGTGATAAAGTAACATCTGTTCTTGCAGAAAAGGCTATGCCAATCAATATACTTGAAAGCAGACCTGCTGAGAAAATTGAGACATTGAATGTTCCTATAGGTAGTGATTCAAATGTTACACATTCTAAAACTTCTGAAAGTTCTGTAGATAATTCCAAATCAAACAAAAAACCCAAGGTATGCAcaattaagaatttctttatatCTCCCAAACCAAAACCTGCTTCTAATGTTTTACATTCAACAGAAATATCAAGTAGCAATAAAGATGCTAAACAGAATGATAAAACTGCTATAAAAGAAGTAATTTCACCACAAGAACTTGCTACTGAGTCATTTGTCTCCAAAAATGAACAACTAATGGAAATTGATAATGATAATTCATGTTCCATTGAGGTGGTTTTTGATGCCAAAGGTGCAACTGCTTTAAAGGAAGAGACAGatcacaaaattcatttatttggtaAAAACACCCCAAAATCTGATGAAATCAAACCTTCAGATGTTGCTGATATTCAAACCACTGTTGAAGTTGATTTGAATAATAGCAATGCTGTTTTATCTTTTGAGGATTCAttagttaaaattgaaaatactgaaaaaatccATGAAGTTGAAAATGATTGGAAATTGGAGCTATCCCAGGATGAAGAAATTCCAATGGAAGTCTCGGATCCAATGCCTTCCACCAGTTCAAGTTTTTCTAAATCTCCAACAACATCAGTTGCTCtgaaaactacaaataaaaatactaaacgCAGGATATCTTTGATCACATTGTCAACTAAAACTTCATTGAAGGCACCCAAAGAATCTAATAAATAG